One segment of Candidatus Eremiobacterota bacterium DNA contains the following:
- a CDS encoding tRNA (cytidine(34)-2'-O)-methyltransferase, with protein MHVVLVEPEIPPNTGNVARLCAATGCALHLVEPLGFRIDDRELKRAGLDYWDALGVVVHPSLDAFLAAFDAQRCWFLSTRATRTYAHAPFARGDALVFGKETAGLPQSLLDAHPDRTLRIPMRAGSVRSINLSTAVGIVTYAALAALGFPGLD; from the coding sequence CTGCACGTCGTGCTGGTCGAACCGGAGATCCCGCCGAACACCGGCAACGTCGCGCGGCTCTGCGCGGCGACGGGCTGCGCGCTCCACCTCGTCGAGCCGCTCGGCTTCCGCATCGACGACCGCGAGCTCAAGCGCGCCGGCCTCGACTACTGGGACGCGCTCGGCGTCGTCGTGCACCCGTCGCTCGACGCCTTCCTGGCCGCGTTCGACGCGCAACGCTGCTGGTTTCTGTCGACGCGCGCGACCCGAACCTATGCGCACGCACCCTTCGCGCGCGGCGACGCGCTGGTCTTCGGCAAAGAGACGGCCGGCTTACCGCAATCGCTGCTCGACGCGCATCCCGACCGCACGCTGCGCATCCCGATGCGCGCAGGATCCGTGCGCTCGATCAACCTTTCGACCGCCGTAGGCATCGTCACGTACGCGGCGCTAGCCGCACTCGGCTTTCCCGGCTTGGATTAG
- a CDS encoding virulence factor encodes MYAITFDLDTDTLQQLYPGDSWRNAYTDIRRILIEDGFDWQQGSVYFGNPQRIDPVTCVVAAQRLARELPWFSDSVRDIRMLRIEENNDLGPAVDRRSRRGA; translated from the coding sequence ATGTATGCGATCACCTTCGACTTGGACACGGATACGCTGCAGCAGCTCTATCCCGGCGATTCTTGGCGAAACGCGTATACCGACATTCGCCGGATTCTGATCGAGGACGGATTCGACTGGCAGCAGGGATCGGTCTATTTCGGCAATCCACAACGGATCGATCCCGTGACCTGCGTGGTGGCGGCGCAGCGCTTGGCGCGCGAGCTGCCCTGGTTCAGCGACTCGGTCCGCGACATTCGCATGCTGAGGATCGAAGAAAACAACGATCTCGGTCCGGCCGTCGACCGCCGTAGCCGCCGCGGCGCCTGA